In Heptranchias perlo isolate sHepPer1 chromosome 38, sHepPer1.hap1, whole genome shotgun sequence, a single window of DNA contains:
- the lingo1a gene encoding leucine-rich repeat and immunoglobulin-like domain-containing nogo receptor-interacting protein 1, translating to MVAGEASMYSPALACWQSILLLILGVVLSGHAMGCPARCECSAQERSVVCHRKRFITVPEGIPTETRLLDLSKNRIKIINQDEFAAYPLLEELELNENIISTVEPGAFSNLFNLRSLGLRSNRLKLIPLGVFTGLNNLTQLDISENKIVILLDYMFQDLYNLKSLEVGDNDLVYISHRAFSGLHSLEQLTLEKCNLTTIPTEALSHLHGLIVLRLRFLNINVIQNYSFKRLYRLKVLEVSHWPFLDTMAPNCLYGLNLTSLTISNCNLTSLPYVAIRHLVYLKYLNLSFNPITTVQGHMMQELLRLQEIHLAGGQLNTLEPYAFRGLNHLRVLNVSSNYLTTLEETVFHSVGNLETLIMDNNPLACDCRLLWIFRRRWRLNFNRQQPVCATPEIVQGKEFKEFPDVLLPNYFTCRRARIRDKKPQKVYVDEGHTIHFVCRADGDPPPVIMWVSPRKRQISSKTNGRLTVFPDGTLEVRYAQLQDNGSYQCIAMNAGGNDTSSASLHVRGYSPDWDHQPNKTFAFITNQPNDSNANSTRASVPFPFDIKTLIIATTMGFISFLGVVLFCLVLLFLWSRGKGNTKHNIEIEYVPRKSDAGVGASDAPRKFNMKMI from the coding sequence ATGGTGGCTGGAGAGGCGAGCATGTACAGCCCTGCCCTGGCCTGCTGGCAATCCATCCTGCTACTGATATTGGGGGTGGTTTTATCTGGACACGCCATGGGATGCCCAGCCCGCTGTGAGTGCTCAGCACAGGAGAGATCGGTGGTGTGCCATCGAAAGCGTTTCATCACCGTTCCTGAAGGGATTCCGACTGAAACCAGATTGTTGGACCTCAGTAAGAACCGCATAAAGATCATCAATCAGGATGAGTTTGCTGCTTATCCACTGCTGGAAGAGCTGGAGTTGAATGAAAATATCATTTCCACTGTAGAGCCAGGGGCTTTCAGCAATCTGTTTAACCTGAGGTCATTGGGCCTGAGGAGCAACAGACTCAAACTCATCCCTCTTGGGGTGTTCACTGGACTCAACAACCTGACCCAGCTGGACATCAGTGAGAACAAGATTGTCATCTTGCTGGACTACATGTTTCAGGACTTGTACAACCTCAAGTCCCTGGAGGTGGGAGACAATGACCTTGTTTACATCTCCCACCGAGCGTTCAGTGGTCTCCACAGTCTGGAGCAGCTGACCTTAGAAAAATGCAACCTGACCACCATACCCACCGAGGCTCTGTCCCACTTGCACGGTCTAATCGTGTTGAGACTCCGGTTCTTGAACATCAACGTGATACAGAACTATTCCTTCAAACGCTTGTATCGTCTCAAGGTCTTGGAGGTTTCCCATTGGCCATTTTTGGACACTATGGCTCCCAACTGCCTCTATGGTTTGAACCTCACTTCACTCACCATTAGCAATTGCAATCTGACTTCCCTTCCTTACGTGGCAATCCGGCATTTGGTCTATCTGAAGTATCTCAATTTGTCTTTTAACCCCATTACAACCGTACAAGGACACATGATGCAGGAGCTGCTCCGGCTGCAGGAGATCCACTTGGCCGGGGGACAATTGAACACCCTTGAGCCGTACGCTTTCCGAGGGCTTAACCACCTGCGAGTCCTCAACGTGTCCAGCAACTACTTGACCACTTTGGAGGAGACTGTCTTCCATTCAGTTGGCAATCTAGAGACCCTTATAATGGACAACAACCCGCTGGCGTGTGACTGCAGACTCCTCTGGATCTTCAGACGCCGTTGGCGCCTTAACTTCAACAGGCAGCAGCCCGTTTGTGCCACCCCTGAGATAGTCCAGGGCAAGGAGTTCAAAGAATTCCCCGATGTCTTGCTGCCCAACTACTTCACATGCAGGAGGGCCAGGATCCGTGACAAGAAGCCCCAGAAGGTCTACGTAGATGAGGGCCACACCATCCATTTTGTCTGCAGGGCTGATGGCGACCCGCCTCCTGTCATCATGTGGGTGTCTCCGAGGAAACGCCAGATCTCCAGCAAGACCAACGGAAGGCTTACAGTGTTCCCAGATGGCACCTTGGAGGTGCGCTACGCTCAGTTACAGGATAATGGCAGCTACCAGTGCATTGCGATGAATGCTGGGGGTAACGACACCTCCAGTGCTAGCCTGCATGTCAGAGGTTACTCACCAGACTGGGATCACCAGCCAAACAAGACCTTTGCATTTATTACCAATCAGCCCAATGACAGCAACGCCAACAGCACACGTGCCTCTGTGCCTTTTCCATTTGATATCAAAACGCTAATCATAGCGACCACCATGGGTTTTATATCTTTCCTGGGAGTGGTCCTGTTTTGCCTGGTACTCCTTTTCCTCTGGAGCAGAGGCAAAGGGAACACAAAACACAACATCGAAATCGAGTACGTGCCTAGAAAGTCGGACGCGGGTGTAGGGGCCTCAGACGCCCCTCGCAAGTTCAACATGAAAATGATATAA